A single genomic interval of Halobacillus halophilus DSM 2266 harbors:
- a CDS encoding retron St85 family RNA-directed DNA polymerase, with translation MSMLERISNDLNLKVSFIENVLKHPKKQYRIYYIRKRNGGQRKIYHPSPVLKTLQYWLVNNVFNEFNVSIYATGYIKGKSIKDNAEAHKDSNFILNMDIENFFESINKKHVNELVNANGEYSSLDIYHLNKICFYGDFLPVGSVCSPHISNCIMYKFDNEVVEKLPNNFRYTRYADDITVSSSSYINDNVQVILEELLEKYEFRVNHNKTRYMSKKQSQMITGLNVNDGKVTIGTDIKKQLKKDLYNNLTKGTGDSEVILGKLNFLKSIEPDYFNKLIIKYSKYANVLNKLKNDVKEQKNIPIEINKSIEHT, from the coding sequence ATGAGCATGCTAGAAAGGATAAGTAATGATTTAAATCTCAAAGTATCCTTTATAGAAAATGTATTAAAACACCCTAAGAAGCAATATAGAATATACTATATAAGGAAAAGGAATGGTGGTCAAAGAAAAATATATCACCCTAGCCCTGTGTTAAAAACACTACAATATTGGTTGGTAAACAATGTTTTTAATGAATTTAACGTATCTATATATGCGACAGGTTACATAAAAGGTAAGTCTATTAAAGATAATGCTGAAGCTCACAAAGATAGTAATTTCATATTGAATATGGACATTGAAAATTTTTTTGAGTCTATTAATAAAAAACATGTGAATGAACTTGTTAACGCAAACGGGGAATACTCTTCACTAGATATTTATCATTTAAATAAAATTTGCTTTTATGGAGACTTTCTGCCGGTGGGTAGCGTTTGTTCCCCTCATATTTCAAATTGTATTATGTATAAGTTTGATAATGAAGTGGTTGAAAAGTTGCCAAATAACTTTCGATACACACGTTATGCTGATGATATTACCGTATCCTCATCTTCTTATATAAATGATAATGTTCAAGTTATCTTAGAGGAGTTATTAGAAAAGTACGAATTTAGAGTAAATCATAATAAAACAAGGTATATGTCAAAAAAACAATCACAAATGATAACGGGTTTAAATGTAAATGACGGGAAAGTAACTATTGGAACAGATATAAAAAAACAATTAAAGAAAGACTTATATAACAATTTAACCAAAGGTACTGGAGACTCTGAAGTGATTTTAGGAAAGTTAAACTTTTTAAAAAGTATAGAACCAGATTATTTTAACAAATTAATTATTAAGTATTCAAAATACGCTAACGTTCTAAATAAACTAAAAAATGATGTTAAGGAACAAAAAAATATCCCCATTGAAATTAATAAAAGTATCGAGCACACATAA
- a CDS encoding nucleotidyltransferase family protein, whose amino-acid sequence MLPTFINKIHKKEMLNYSIDEYHRLVGLIQKEQVESQILHLLKQNHQLEETPGFFQDYLVKESQCSLYQNLFIKTQMNKIIDQLELCKIEVIPIKGVIFGEKYFGHVGARATSDIDLLVRNEEVGEVVRVVKELGFQNEEESIKGHFHCSLSKEIPGSPIPLVVEIHWNLMEESNTHLCPGEFFSKAEPFDGYGFVKALSSTHTFYFMCLHAWRHNLDSARHYLDLIQVISVSQHKIVPGEILEMARKHSTLKRVLRTLSDVYYHYPFLEGWLPFPELSAPWYKKSRNIPLLSYLKFFDYQFLSYDQPSHRLREMYKWIMPNKKSVEIELKGGKSSAAFLNYLRLYRQRVSSLWRALR is encoded by the coding sequence ATGCTTCCTACTTTTATTAATAAGATTCATAAAAAAGAGATGCTGAATTACAGCATTGATGAATACCACAGACTCGTGGGTTTGATTCAAAAAGAACAGGTGGAATCCCAAATCCTTCATCTTTTGAAGCAAAATCATCAATTAGAAGAGACACCTGGTTTCTTTCAAGATTATTTAGTAAAAGAAAGTCAGTGTAGTTTGTATCAAAATTTGTTCATCAAGACTCAGATGAATAAAATTATCGACCAGCTTGAGCTTTGTAAGATCGAAGTCATCCCTATAAAAGGCGTAATCTTTGGCGAGAAGTATTTTGGGCATGTAGGAGCAAGAGCAACCTCAGACATTGATTTACTCGTGAGAAATGAGGAAGTAGGAGAAGTTGTCCGGGTGGTGAAAGAACTAGGCTTTCAGAATGAAGAGGAAAGCATAAAAGGTCATTTCCACTGCTCCTTAAGCAAAGAAATCCCAGGTTCACCTATTCCATTGGTTGTGGAAATTCATTGGAATCTGATGGAAGAATCGAATACTCATCTTTGTCCTGGTGAGTTTTTCAGTAAGGCAGAGCCTTTTGATGGATATGGATTTGTTAAAGCTTTATCTTCTACTCACACCTTTTATTTCATGTGCCTTCATGCATGGAGACATAATTTGGACAGTGCCCGTCATTACTTAGATCTAATACAAGTTATATCAGTGTCTCAACATAAGATTGTGCCTGGCGAAATTTTAGAAATGGCTCGAAAACATTCCACATTAAAAAGGGTGTTAAGGACTTTATCAGATGTATATTATCACTATCCGTTTCTAGAAGGTTGGCTCCCCTTTCCAGAATTATCTGCACCCTGGTACAAGAAGAGTCGTAATATTCCTCTCCTCTCTTACCTTAAATTCTTCGACTACCAATTCTTAAGTTATGATCAACCCTCTCATCGTCTTCGTGAAATGTACAAATGGATAATGCCAAATAAGAAAAGTGTGGAGATTGAACTAAAGGGTGGGAAAAGTTCAGCTGCGTTTCTCAACTATCTCCGACTATATCGACAACGGGTAAGTAGTTTATGGAGGGCTTTGCGATAA
- a CDS encoding signal peptidase I, which produces MSVKPLHAVAIQGIIHKKGFIDLPSLGNSMYPLIKEGDICRFVTCNFTHLTEGDILLYHLNGELVAHRLIEKINVEGNVFFQCKGDTNLGKDQWVMEKDVIGKLLYIKRNKRVTSALGRTAKVWGWSILSLPVLSSFLRFYINKKGV; this is translated from the coding sequence ATGTCGGTTAAGCCTCTTCATGCGGTGGCTATACAGGGCATCATCCATAAGAAGGGGTTTATTGATTTACCTTCTTTAGGAAATAGTATGTATCCGTTGATTAAAGAAGGTGACATTTGCCGATTTGTAACGTGTAACTTTACTCATTTGACGGAAGGGGATATTCTTCTTTACCACTTGAATGGTGAACTCGTCGCTCATCGTTTAATTGAGAAAATAAACGTAGAAGGAAATGTCTTTTTTCAATGTAAAGGGGATACGAACCTTGGGAAGGATCAATGGGTGATGGAGAAAGATGTAATCGGTAAACTTCTCTATATTAAAAGAAATAAACGGGTAACGTCTGCTCTTGGGCGCACGGCAAAAGTATGGGGATGGAGCATTTTATCCCTGCCGGTGCTTTCTTCATTTTTAAGGTTTTATATAAATAAAAAAGGAGTCTGA
- a CDS encoding PqqD family protein: MNLYKRKEFHEVMQVDNEWIILNLEDYTATTVNEVGNFCWNELATSHSSEEIVSKVKQQYDIDEDQIEKDIALFLANLHQCGLVENVG, from the coding sequence ATGAATCTTTATAAAAGAAAAGAATTCCACGAAGTGATGCAGGTAGACAATGAATGGATTATTTTGAACTTAGAAGATTATACGGCTACAACGGTGAATGAAGTAGGGAACTTTTGTTGGAACGAGCTTGCTACATCCCACTCCTCAGAAGAGATTGTTAGTAAAGTGAAGCAGCAATACGATATAGATGAGGACCAGATCGAAAAAGATATAGCCCTTTTCTTAGCAAATCTACATCAATGCGGGTTGGTTGAAAATGTCGGTTAA
- a CDS encoding SDR family oxidoreductase, with product MSKTIFITGAGSGLGKGTAIGLAKKGHQVIAAVEIISQITSLKEAASEAGVELEIIKLDIKDKRDQQLINEYDYDIFVANAAIGEGGPIAEIPVDRVRNIFETNVFSTLENAQIAAKKFVEKKAGKIVFLSSIAGVVGMPYLGPYVASKHAVEAMAKTMKAELEEFNVQVATINPGPYETGFNDRMLEEKHKWYDEDKNFTPRESIAETEKMLDDQYEPQEMIDKMVEVIEADHHAFRTAYPQDAEDMMKEEEQKNWEAKI from the coding sequence ATGAGTAAAACTATATTTATTACGGGCGCAGGAAGCGGGTTAGGTAAAGGCACAGCAATTGGACTCGCTAAAAAAGGTCATCAAGTAATTGCAGCGGTTGAAATTATTTCCCAGATTACTAGTTTAAAAGAAGCAGCTTCTGAAGCTGGTGTAGAACTTGAAATTATAAAGCTCGATATCAAAGACAAGCGTGATCAGCAGTTAATTAACGAATACGATTATGATATTTTTGTAGCCAATGCGGCGATTGGCGAGGGTGGTCCTATCGCTGAGATCCCCGTAGACCGAGTCCGGAATATATTTGAAACCAATGTATTTAGCACTCTTGAAAACGCTCAAATTGCAGCCAAGAAATTCGTAGAAAAGAAAGCAGGAAAAATTGTATTTCTAAGTTCTATTGCAGGGGTGGTTGGTATGCCATACCTCGGCCCTTATGTAGCTTCTAAGCATGCGGTCGAAGCGATGGCAAAAACTATGAAAGCAGAGCTTGAAGAGTTTAATGTTCAAGTAGCCACGATCAATCCTGGTCCATATGAAACCGGTTTTAACGACCGTATGTTAGAAGAAAAACACAAATGGTACGATGAAGACAAGAACTTTACACCAAGAGAATCAATTGCTGAAACAGAGAAAATGTTAGACGATCAGTATGAGCCGCAAGAAATGATCGATAAGATGGTGGAAGTGATTGAAGCCGATCATCACGCTTTCCGAACAGCTTATCCTCAGGATGCGGAAGATATGATGAAAGAGGAAGAACAGAAGAATTGGGAAGCGAAAATATAA
- a CDS encoding retron St85 family effector protein — protein MSTRIYTPALIQKLKEYHTKNHYRTANMPVFLFLCGKEFDVGSQENSTSNRVLVKNFYKNIGRDDVFCIFAEDLWSNQVIPNLDLLSFEDFLAELSDYIVLFIESFGTACELGAFAMRDELLKKLIVLEFEEFKGVESFINDGPVKKVLNNHSSNVFYVQEQAIFSNSDLYDLLISLGKKKKAVINTKEQSVKLNSFLIEIIELISLLGPINSKDLVNMYKEIKGFNSFNFSLEQVNNKERKGSKVNVQNILNLLCMAGIIKNINNYYSLEKKHFSYIKFMFELTNEEFYSIRATLLSRIYKYDKGAIEA, from the coding sequence ATGAGTACAAGAATTTACACCCCAGCTTTAATTCAGAAGCTAAAGGAATATCATACTAAAAATCATTACAGGACAGCTAACATGCCTGTATTTCTTTTTTTATGCGGTAAAGAATTTGATGTTGGTTCACAAGAAAACTCAACAAGTAATAGAGTTCTAGTGAAAAATTTCTATAAAAATATTGGTAGAGATGATGTCTTCTGCATATTTGCAGAAGATTTGTGGAGTAATCAGGTCATACCTAATTTAGATCTTTTATCTTTTGAGGATTTTTTAGCTGAATTAAGCGACTATATTGTTCTATTTATTGAAAGTTTTGGAACGGCTTGTGAGCTTGGAGCATTTGCTATGAGAGATGAGTTATTAAAGAAGTTAATTGTGTTAGAATTTGAAGAATTTAAAGGAGTAGAATCATTCATTAACGACGGACCTGTGAAGAAGGTTCTTAATAACCATTCTTCTAATGTGTTTTATGTCCAAGAACAAGCTATATTCTCAAATAGTGACTTATATGATTTATTGATTAGTCTAGGGAAAAAGAAAAAAGCTGTAATTAATACTAAAGAACAAAGTGTGAAATTGAACTCTTTCCTGATTGAAATAATTGAACTGATCTCTTTACTTGGTCCAATAAATAGTAAAGATTTAGTTAATATGTATAAAGAAATTAAAGGGTTTAATAGTTTTAATTTTTCACTTGAACAAGTAAATAATAAAGAGAGAAAAGGAAGCAAAGTAAATGTACAAAACATATTAAACCTTCTATGTATGGCAGGTATTATTAAAAATATTAATAATTATTACTCATTAGAGAAAAAACATTTTAGTTATATCAAATTTATGTTTGAATTAACAAACGAAGAATTTTATTCTATAAGAGCTACCTTACTTTCACGTATATATAAATATGATAAAGGAGCAATTGAAGCATGA
- a CDS encoding long-chain-fatty-acid--CoA ligase, producing the protein MQVPLVLTDFLDRAVELYGDKPAIIDDDRTLTYKQLNGRVNQLSRGLGDLGVIKGDKVAYLAPNTLEMLEGFYGVFQVGGVMTPLNTRLKPADYQFILEHSESKVLFVDADLYHLVETVLPKLPQLEHVIVHGGEEEGATSYEPWLASFSDELFDRAKLEETDIASLLYTSGTTGNPKGVLLSHRANYLHAMSTMHHLRVSDQDTLLHVLPMFHVNGWGSPFYYTANGATQVMLRKTDPKLMLEKIKKHGVSVLHMAPTVLNMLMEEYDEVQPQIEQDVRVVIAGSAPPPAFVRKVEEDLGWKFIQVYGMTEISPLITTSELRSMDLDLPAEEKYRLKAKAGYEMIGSKVRVVDEFGEEVAHDGKSIGEIITRTNGIMEGYFKNEEATNATIRDGWLYTGDMAVVDEKHTIEIVDRKKDVIISGGENISSIEVEAILYEHPSVLEAAVVATPHDKWGEVPKAVVVLREGETVSEEELIMFCREKLAHFKAPKSITFIDELPKTASGKIQKVIIRKSFWEGHSRLVN; encoded by the coding sequence ATGCAGGTACCTTTGGTGTTGACTGACTTTCTTGATCGAGCCGTAGAATTGTATGGGGACAAGCCCGCTATTATTGATGATGATCGTACGCTGACGTATAAACAATTGAACGGGCGAGTGAATCAGCTGTCTCGAGGGCTTGGCGACCTCGGAGTGATTAAAGGGGACAAAGTCGCATACCTTGCTCCGAACACGCTGGAAATGCTGGAAGGCTTTTATGGTGTGTTTCAAGTGGGCGGAGTTATGACGCCCCTGAATACCCGACTAAAACCGGCCGATTATCAATTCATTCTGGAACACAGTGAAAGTAAAGTGTTATTTGTGGATGCAGATCTCTATCACTTAGTGGAAACGGTTCTGCCCAAGCTTCCTCAGCTTGAACATGTGATTGTACATGGAGGAGAAGAAGAAGGGGCTACTTCCTATGAACCCTGGCTTGCATCTTTTTCTGATGAGCTGTTTGACCGTGCGAAACTGGAAGAAACCGATATTGCTTCTCTTCTTTATACGAGCGGTACGACAGGTAATCCGAAAGGGGTGCTGCTCAGTCACCGGGCGAACTATCTTCATGCAATGTCCACGATGCATCACTTGCGTGTGAGCGATCAGGATACGTTATTGCACGTGCTTCCGATGTTCCACGTAAATGGGTGGGGCTCTCCTTTTTATTATACAGCTAATGGGGCGACCCAGGTCATGCTTCGCAAAACGGACCCCAAGCTCATGTTAGAAAAAATTAAGAAGCATGGTGTCTCGGTTTTACATATGGCGCCTACTGTACTCAATATGCTGATGGAGGAGTATGATGAGGTTCAGCCGCAAATCGAACAGGACGTACGCGTGGTTATTGCTGGATCTGCCCCGCCGCCTGCCTTCGTACGAAAAGTGGAGGAGGATTTAGGCTGGAAGTTCATCCAGGTCTATGGCATGACGGAAATCTCCCCGCTGATTACGACTTCGGAATTACGATCTATGGATCTTGATCTTCCTGCTGAAGAAAAATACCGCCTGAAAGCAAAGGCTGGTTACGAAATGATTGGAAGTAAAGTAAGAGTGGTGGATGAGTTCGGGGAAGAAGTGGCTCATGACGGGAAATCTATCGGAGAAATAATTACCCGGACCAATGGGATCATGGAAGGCTATTTTAAAAATGAGGAAGCGACAAATGCTACGATTCGTGATGGGTGGCTCTACACCGGGGATATGGCCGTGGTAGATGAGAAGCATACGATTGAAATTGTGGACCGTAAAAAAGATGTGATTATCAGTGGAGGCGAGAATATATCCTCGATTGAAGTGGAAGCGATCCTGTATGAGCACCCATCCGTACTCGAAGCGGCTGTAGTGGCGACGCCGCATGATAAATGGGGCGAGGTTCCAAAAGCCGTCGTCGTGTTAAGAGAAGGCGAGACCGTATCAGAGGAAGAGCTGATCATGTTCTGCCGGGAAAAGCTGGCTCATTTTAAGGCACCGAAAAGCATTACATTTATTGATGAACTGCCGAAAACGGCGTCAGGGAAGATACAGAAAGTAATCATTCGTAAATCGTTCTGGGAAGGTCACAGCCGGCTTGTTAACTAA
- a CDS encoding ABC transporter ATP-binding protein codes for MKRLLNNTEISQYFSLGELKRIIQLLFPYVRKHKKAYMGLFIMLLLDITLALAFAWFFGNTIDAAVQGNFEQLKWLIATGVAISILSMAVNFTDTYLETVALNGVKKDFNHDVYEHVIRMNGKNFTNYHSGELFSHFAHDLHQIEGVIGRGLLNLIRVPIISISVFIYLLHINWALTLVILLVIPLAILGGALFGVLLRNNSREIHELMGKISKTLNETFQGLMVIRSFTLESFFKQKYKKSQDELYQLELKDAKLRGWFNTGGEAVGMMTFLTTLAVGMYFVTDDILTIGALLTYINLVNHLIYPMTGIAGQWAGYQRSVSAIERIIRLLDQPREKGTVGSYIPDCEDRIEAKHITFSYDNSNPVFTDFTITLPANKLTAIVGPSGAGKSTLFYLLQGLYQPQQGTICIDGISIDEENLQSLRQSMAYVPQETYLFSGTIRENLLISGNDRTTEAQMMEAAISANIHEFIQSLPEGYDTEIGERGVRLSGGQKQRVAIARALLKNAPILLLDEATSSLDNESEYLVQEALGRLMKGRTTVVIAHRLSTIQHADKILVLDQGRVVQQGTHEQLLRTNGLYNDLYRKSYFHKDGYPEVFSINA; via the coding sequence ATGAAAAGGTTACTCAATAATACCGAAATATCACAGTACTTTTCATTAGGAGAGCTGAAGAGAATAATCCAATTGCTGTTTCCCTATGTGAGAAAACATAAAAAGGCTTATATGGGGTTATTCATCATGCTCCTTTTGGACATTACTTTAGCGCTCGCCTTTGCCTGGTTCTTTGGAAATACAATTGATGCTGCTGTGCAAGGGAATTTCGAGCAGCTAAAGTGGCTGATCGCAACTGGTGTTGCTATTTCGATTCTGAGTATGGCTGTAAATTTTACAGATACGTACCTTGAAACCGTGGCCTTAAATGGTGTGAAAAAAGACTTTAATCATGATGTTTACGAGCACGTTATACGAATGAATGGGAAAAATTTTACGAATTATCATTCAGGAGAACTGTTTTCCCATTTTGCCCACGACCTCCATCAGATTGAAGGGGTTATAGGAAGGGGATTGCTTAATTTGATTCGAGTGCCCATCATCTCTATTTCTGTTTTCATTTATTTACTTCATATTAATTGGGCTTTGACATTAGTGATTCTGCTCGTTATTCCTTTAGCCATTTTGGGTGGAGCCTTGTTTGGGGTTTTGCTTAGAAATAATAGTAGAGAAATACACGAATTGATGGGGAAAATCAGCAAAACCTTAAACGAAACTTTTCAGGGTCTAATGGTTATCCGTTCTTTTACACTGGAATCCTTTTTTAAACAGAAGTATAAAAAAAGCCAGGATGAGTTATATCAATTGGAACTGAAGGATGCAAAGCTAAGAGGCTGGTTTAACACCGGAGGAGAAGCGGTTGGGATGATGACGTTCCTGACTACCTTAGCTGTGGGGATGTATTTCGTGACGGATGACATTCTCACAATCGGGGCCCTTTTAACATACATCAATCTGGTAAATCATCTCATCTATCCAATGACAGGAATTGCGGGACAATGGGCAGGTTATCAGAGGTCAGTTTCAGCAATTGAACGAATTATTCGCTTGCTGGATCAACCGAGAGAAAAAGGAACCGTTGGATCATACATTCCTGATTGTGAAGATCGAATTGAAGCTAAACATATTACGTTTAGTTATGATAATAGCAATCCTGTGTTTACAGACTTTACTATTACTCTGCCTGCCAATAAGCTGACAGCCATTGTGGGACCAAGCGGCGCGGGGAAATCAACGCTGTTCTATCTATTGCAAGGACTCTATCAGCCGCAGCAAGGCACGATCTGTATTGATGGAATATCTATCGATGAAGAAAATCTCCAAAGCCTACGTCAGTCTATGGCCTATGTTCCTCAGGAGACCTATTTATTTAGTGGCACCATCCGGGAAAATCTCCTGATTTCCGGTAATGACAGGACAACTGAAGCGCAAATGATGGAAGCAGCGATAAGTGCTAATATCCATGAATTCATTCAATCCCTTCCAGAAGGTTACGATACAGAAATCGGGGAGCGGGGCGTAAGGTTATCAGGCGGGCAAAAGCAGCGTGTAGCCATTGCGAGGGCACTTTTGAAGAATGCTCCTATTTTATTATTGGATGAAGCCACATCATCGCTTGATAACGAGTCAGAATATCTAGTGCAGGAAGCCCTGGGGCGATTAATGAAAGGACGAACCACTGTTGTCATTGCCCATCGGTTGTCTACTATTCAACATGCCGATAAAATTTTGGTCTTGGATCAGGGGAGGGTGGTTCAACAGGGGACACATGAACAGTTGCTTCGGACAAACGGCCTCTATAATGATTTATATCGTAAAAGCTACTTTCATAAGGATGGTTATCCTGAGGTGTTTTCTATAAATGCCTAG
- a CDS encoding metallophosphoesterase: MKVKKVLVRSLLVITIVVAAILIYTVWDNSRIKVVRQEVRIPGLPKDLEGYNILQLTDLQGRTFGSNQDKLIRQINSLNYDSILFTGDILDDKKFDYAPFYHLLDGIENKTNAMYVQGNSDPSNYKIDGNGELTKHEFVNGMEKRGVNLLESSYELTVDGATLTFVDFELSILDPEKGFTFANGRTRPQMWRDKQYIVYQNELLQQWKGFEKRGNEVLIAVNHFPIIDERIDQLTSTTYYKFRDYDLIIAGHYHGGQIRLPFLGALIVPEAFYDFGGLFPPQDRVKGLWEYKGIKQYVSAGLGSTDAVGFMNFRLFNTPEINLLTLKSAK; encoded by the coding sequence GTGAAGGTGAAGAAGGTATTAGTTAGAAGTTTGTTAGTCATTACGATTGTAGTTGCGGCTATTTTAATTTACACCGTCTGGGATAACTCAAGAATAAAAGTGGTTAGACAAGAGGTTAGAATACCCGGCCTCCCTAAGGATCTTGAAGGATATAACATATTACAACTTACTGATTTACAGGGAAGAACATTCGGATCCAACCAGGATAAGTTAATCCGACAAATCAATTCACTAAACTACGACTCAATTCTTTTTACAGGAGATATTTTAGATGATAAAAAGTTTGATTATGCTCCCTTCTATCATTTATTAGATGGAATCGAGAATAAAACCAATGCCATGTACGTCCAGGGTAATTCTGACCCCTCCAACTACAAGATCGATGGTAATGGTGAACTAACCAAACATGAATTTGTGAATGGAATGGAAAAAAGAGGCGTAAATTTACTAGAATCATCGTATGAATTAACCGTGGATGGAGCAACCCTAACCTTCGTAGATTTTGAGCTTTCTATCCTCGATCCTGAAAAAGGTTTTACTTTCGCTAATGGAAGAACAAGACCGCAGATGTGGAGGGATAAGCAATATATTGTCTATCAAAATGAATTACTCCAACAGTGGAAGGGTTTTGAGAAGAGGGGGAATGAAGTTCTGATTGCGGTCAATCATTTTCCTATCATCGATGAGCGGATTGATCAATTAACAAGTACGACTTATTATAAGTTCAGAGACTACGATTTAATTATCGCAGGCCACTATCACGGAGGCCAAATAAGACTACCATTCCTCGGTGCCCTCATCGTTCCCGAAGCATTTTATGATTTTGGAGGTTTATTTCCTCCGCAAGACCGTGTGAAGGGGCTATGGGAATACAAAGGAATTAAGCAGTATGTTAGTGCAGGTCTGGGGAGTACTGATGCTGTTGGATTCATGAATTTCCGTCTTTTTAACACACCAGAGATCAATCTTCTTACATTAAAAAGTGCAAAGTAG
- a CDS encoding cupin domain-containing protein → MEHLPINLNEKLTKFNDQWSPKVIGEMNDYQFKLVKVQGDFVWHSHEDTDEVFFVVNGHMVIEFRDGEVELSEGEMYIVPKGVEHKPYAEEECQIMLVEPKGVRNTGEVESELTAENDSWI, encoded by the coding sequence ATGGAACATTTACCTATTAATCTTAATGAAAAATTAACAAAATTTAACGATCAGTGGTCACCCAAAGTTATTGGTGAAATGAACGATTATCAATTCAAACTGGTAAAAGTGCAGGGGGATTTTGTGTGGCACAGTCATGAAGATACGGACGAAGTATTTTTCGTGGTGAACGGGCATATGGTTATTGAATTCCGAGATGGAGAAGTCGAGTTGTCTGAAGGAGAAATGTATATTGTGCCAAAAGGTGTAGAACACAAACCTTATGCAGAAGAAGAATGTCAGATTATGCTGGTTGAACCTAAGGGGGTAAGGAATACCGGAGAGGTTGAGAGTGAGTTAACTGCTGAAAACGATAGCTGGATTTAA
- a CDS encoding SDR family NAD(P)-dependent oxidoreductase: MNILLTGATGFLGKQLTIRLLQEGHSVYALARNEKKSESLMESVPTALQPELTVVKGDIGKENVGVSEEAMEDLKDTIDTVYHIAAYLSFDDTEKEQLFDINVNGTKRILDLSRYIRVKRFFHVSTAYTLGDQLHAEEELHPLDNPFVNYYEKSKCEAEHLVFSYGEFFNVNIFRPSIIVGDSQTGEADTTFALYGVMRSFEIMKKRLDRQKTSPDNKIKFLCNRDTAQNIVPIDYVVDVLTAGLTHADNKKIYHITNSNPPSNQVVFEALKRELNFYNIQLVPTDYEGELTEQELRFNEPMKVFHQYLDKTLTFDDTNTQELLKKDGTEPLDLNDRVLKTIIAGR, from the coding sequence ATGAATATACTTTTAACTGGTGCCACAGGATTTCTTGGGAAACAGTTAACCATCCGGTTACTTCAGGAAGGTCATTCCGTATATGCGCTGGCGCGGAATGAAAAGAAATCTGAAAGCCTGATGGAATCCGTACCAACTGCTTTGCAGCCGGAATTGACGGTTGTGAAAGGCGATATTGGGAAGGAGAACGTTGGTGTTTCAGAGGAAGCAATGGAAGATTTAAAAGACACGATTGATACGGTTTATCACATCGCTGCTTATCTTTCTTTTGACGATACTGAAAAAGAACAGCTTTTTGATATTAACGTAAATGGGACAAAGCGTATCCTGGATTTATCCAGGTACATTCGCGTGAAACGCTTTTTCCACGTAAGTACAGCCTATACTCTGGGGGACCAGCTTCATGCTGAAGAGGAGTTGCACCCGTTAGATAATCCTTTTGTGAACTATTACGAGAAAAGCAAATGTGAGGCGGAACATTTAGTTTTCAGTTATGGAGAGTTCTTTAATGTGAACATTTTCCGTCCATCAATTATCGTAGGGGACTCCCAAACCGGGGAAGCTGATACAACGTTTGCTTTATACGGAGTTATGAGAAGTTTCGAGATTATGAAAAAGAGATTGGATCGCCAAAAGACTTCTCCTGACAATAAGATCAAGTTCTTATGTAATAGGGATACGGCTCAAAATATTGTACCCATTGATTATGTAGTGGATGTACTGACAGCAGGGCTTACCCACGCAGATAATAAAAAAATTTATCACATTACGAATTCGAACCCCCCGAGCAACCAGGTGGTCTTCGAAGCTTTGAAGAGAGAGTTAAATTTTTATAATATACAGCTTGTACCTACGGATTATGAAGGAGAACTCACCGAACAGGAGCTTAGGTTTAATGAGCCTATGAAAGTATTTCATCAGTACTTGGATAAGACGCTAACGTTCGATGATACAAATACGCAGGAACTTTTAAAGAAGGACGGTACCGAACCTCTCGACTTAAATGATAGGGTTCTTAAGACGATTATCGCTGGAAGATAA